CAAGCTACGTGCTAGCGAGGCGAATCAATATACGCGTTGTTTCCAACGAGAAACCTTTTCGGTGTATCTTGGCAGATACCTATGCGAAACCTTCTGTGGAAGCCCTCTACACTCTTCGTCCCCGCTCTTGCCATTGCAATGGCTGCGCCTCTGGCCACTCAGCTCATCGCGCAGGATGCAGCCCCTAAGCCTCGGCATCAAGACACCGAGGTGTATGAGCCGGTGCCTCCGATCGTGACGCCGGGCAAAACCGATTCAGACCCTCCTTCAGATGCGATCGTACTGTTCAATGGCAAGAATCTGGACGAGTGGGTTTCCGCACAGGACCAGTCCCCGGCCAGATGGAATGTCCACAATGGCATCCTGACTGTCAGCAAAGAGAAGGGTGTCGGAAATATTGAGACAAAGAAGAAGTTTAAGGACTATCAGCTCCATATCGAGTGGAGGATACCGAAGGACATCACGGGATCGGACCAGGCGCGCGGCAACAGCGGTGTTTTTCTGGCCTCGACCGGTCCGCGCGACGACGGCT
This portion of the Edaphobacter sp. 4G125 genome encodes:
- a CDS encoding 3-keto-disaccharide hydrolase, which encodes MRNLLWKPSTLFVPALAIAMAAPLATQLIAQDAAPKPRHQDTEVYEPVPPIVTPGKTDSDPPSDAIVLFNGKNLDEWVSAQDQSPARWNVHNGILTVSKEKGVGNIETKKKFKDYQLHIEWRIPKDITGSDQARGNSGVFLASTGPRDDGYELQVLDNYNNKTYVNGQVGAIYKQGIPLANPARKPGEWQSYDIVWTAPRFNEDGSLKTPAYATVFMNGVLVQDHFELKGQTLYIGKPFYKAYDEAPIKLQAHGDKSEPISFRNIWVRELNFRPVMK